A region of Zootoca vivipara chromosome 15, rZooViv1.1, whole genome shotgun sequence DNA encodes the following proteins:
- the LOC118097304 gene encoding interleukin-36 receptor antagonist protein-like: MKPQKKTWDEEMTELFCEFRPGPPTNTNINTLVANSEKQPRLFRLWDISQKFLFLVNNMLLASSQQSGSSEQLMAVVPNLSLNPTNQPIFMGLSDNTHTLNCVLAGKGQPKLQLVERNIMDLYRANEEFKSFTFYSKTHGSDETCSFESAAFPGWFLSTWDEPNRPLDLSRGGTHCITSFYFERKDSV; encoded by the exons ATGAAGCCGCAGAAGAAGACTTGGGATGAGGAAATGACAGAATTATTCTGTGAATTTAGGCCAG GGCCTCCCacaaatacaaatataaatacattaGTAGCCAACAGTGAAAAGCAACCACGGTTATTCAGACTATGGGATATTAGCCAGAAGTTCCTCTTCCTGGTGAACAACATGCTACTAGCAAGCTCACAACAGTCTGGCTCATCAG AGCAATTAATGGCGGTGGTCCCCAATCTCTCTCTAAATCCAACGAACCAACCCATCTTTATGGGCCTCAGCGATAATACACACACACTGAACTGTGTGTTGGCTGGGAAGGGTCAACCAAAGCTACAGTTAGTG GAGAGAAATATAATGGATCTTTATAGAGCAAACGAGGAATTCAAGAGTTTTACTTTCTACAGTAAAACTCATGGCAGCGATGAGACTTGCTCTTTTGAATCTGCTGCATTTCCGGGTTGGTTCCTAAGCACTTGGGATGAGCCGAACAGGCCTCTTGATTTGAGTCGAGGTGGAACTCACTGCATCACTTCATTTTATTTCGAAAGGAAGGACTCCGTTTAA